The Rosa rugosa chromosome 1, drRosRugo1.1, whole genome shotgun sequence genomic sequence AATATTGTAACTATATCATGAGTTCTTTAATGAAAAATGTTAGGGTTTTAACAAAAAGTTCAAAGTTAATTCGAACAACATTTTTCTTGGGTTATTTAAGTCGGGAAAATTATGTATATGGGGTAGGTAGAGCTATATGAATGTTTTTATCAGGCTGATAGTTTGCATGCAAAGCTCATTTGTTCATATCAAATTATGACTTCTATAGTTGACTTATTTGTCGTATTTTATTGTCATCATTTATCTGCTGTAAGAATGTTTGCTCTGGTCCTATGGACACGGGCTCTGAATTCTCTTTCcggtgaaaaaataaaaagaataaaaaaactGCGTATAAATGTATGATAATACTCGTAAGCTaaatttttcattatttttatcTACATATGCATTAAATAGTTTATACTTCCTCTTATCTATTATCTCTAACCAGTTGAGCTAGGCTGTCAAGTAGTTACtctattaataaagattaaagaaGGCATCTAATTCTTTGGTGAGtagcaagtttttttttttttttttttatatgcatggacttcttcttcttcattgctgATGTTAAGAAATTGCGCACTACTAATTAAATAGTGAATAACTAAGCTATTTCCCTATTTCCTACTCCAACGAGTATAAAAAATTCAAGACTTTCTTGCTGTAAAATGATCAAAATGCCCCTTTTAAGCTAGAATATTAATTCTTGCACAAAGCTTTGCCAAATTCCATAAACACCCTCCTCTCTAGCTACTTCGGCCAGCAGTCCCATCGCCAGCTCAGCTCAGCTGCAACCCCTtctttatgaagaaaccaaagCCAGGCACCAATCTCTTAATTCCTTTATTTGTATATATACTACCACCATCTCAGTCTCACCTTCTTAACCTCGTcgaatacacacacacatatattccTCACCCGAAAACAACGACAACACAGATCGAGCTACAGGGATTGACGTCATGGAAAACAGAGAACTACGAGAGGTATTTGACAGACTGGAGAAGAGCAGCTCAAACAGCTCCAAGTCGTCGACGGCGTCGACGTCGACGAAGACGTGGTCGTTAAAGAAGGTGATCAGCAAGGAGCTGTGGCCGAGGAAATTATCTTCGGTGTTCCGGTGGAAGCGTGTCGACTTGCGGCTGCGCATCATAGACGACGTCGTCTTCAAGATACTCTCTGTCGTGGAGGCTGTCGTTCTGGTCTCTACCCtatgcttcttcttcctttgctGCGGTTGCCACATCTGACGTCGATCAGCTATGGAAATTCATTTCATTCTAATTAGTTTCTTAATTACTTattcttaattaattagttcCTAGCTTGTTCTGCTGATGATATTTAGgctttctggtattatatatttTGGGTTTCTTTGATGgtgattttggttttgtttgccAAAATTGGGCATAGAAAGCATGTAATGTAACATTAAAGACTCCTTCGTTCTGAAAATTAATAAGATGAGCTCTGCAATCATTTATCATGTAATTAAGCTTTTCTTTGAGTCTTAATTTTAAACTCgtaattcaaaatttcaagttcAGAGAAGGTTATTATCATGGCAACTCATCAAGTACTTTCTTTCGCTCAAGGAAATTAGACGTGACCCAGCTACCAACTTGACTTAATTACTATATCGATCAGTATCAAACTGGGAAGTTGTTATCAGTTAAGCTAAAGAGATCCATGCGTACAAGTTTCTTACTATTAGACTTGTAACATCTTGTTAAAGAGAAATATCACTAGAAGAATTTTTCGTCCAAACTAATAGTTATGctttcaaacaaacaaaatgaacTAAACATAATAATAGAGCAGAACTAAGACTAGAACCAAATTAACTGTATGTATCACATTACTAACTTTAAATggtgaaaataaattataaaacttAAGAAAGATTCTACAATATTTTGCAGTATGATATATTCAGATTTTTCAGTATAACCAACCATAATAGTAAAATTCATAATTTTTACACGTCATGTTTTACCATTTTTTCGGACTTACAATATACTTGTACTTCTTTTggtacaaaaaaaaagaaagataattAACAAGAGCACAAAGAGCCTCCCTAAAACAAACTAAATTCAAACTCTcgttttgtttaattatttgaATGTGTTTAAGATATATGTTCCTAAAATGAAATACAAATGTgtggtactttttttttttttggattaaacaAGTGCATTTATACAGAAAAAGTTACAAGTGGTATGAATATACAATCAGGAGGCCACTAACGGGCCACTCATAATAAATGTCAGACCAAAAGACCTGAACATAACTTTCGATACACAATGAGGCTAGAAAAATAGTCATATTGACTAGGAAAAATCATAATCCGATAAAATGCCAACATCATTGATAAagagtagggctgggcacgggccgggtctAACAATAATTTCACtgggcccgggaccggcccgtttttcATTGGGCCCGGACCGACCCGTTtcatttcgggccgggcttgcgggctttcgggcccaaaaacCTGTATTTTACCATTTCTAGTAATCTACTTTGCTAGTTTGCTACTTTGCTATATATCTAGATTTCATTCACATATCAACTTGGTAAAGATTTGAATTAAAACACAATATCAATATCCAAAGTTCAAGCTGCAAATTCGAATATCCATAATACCCAAATTCAAGTAATTTTCAAGAACAATtaaagctgcaattgaaatACAAAATGTCCAAATTTAAATACGAAGTCCAAATTCAAGTACAAATATGCAATGAAATAGAAAGTCCTAATTCTAATACAGCAACTTAGTAGCCATTCTTCCAATCTTCAATCCAGCAGTTCACCAGCAATGCAGCAATGCCACTAAAAGAAGAATCTCCAGCAAGGTCAGTTTCACAATACCTGCATTTTGCTcttacttcacgtccaactttCTGCTTCTTTCCATCCACCACTTCTATAATTGCATGATGTGCTCAATCTTCCAAATTGGACAATCTGATTTGTAGATGAGTGAAatcaccaaaataaaaaaaattaggtcaCATGAAAGACATTCCATATCCCTCTAAACTTAAAAACTAAGTTATATCAGATCCTAACAATCAGTGGCATCATAATCAGGCAAACCATAAACCCTGAAACCTGAACCACATAAAGCATATCAAAAAACCAATACAAAGAATCATCCTACTCAAAATTGTATCAATGTCGAAGGTCTAGTAGCAGATTGAAAGCTTCAATGGTAGTCATAAAATCATCCTATTGTAAATTAATTGTAAAAATGCATAATACAATAAATGAGCAAGGATCCTACTGATCGAATTATAGAATTTATAAACTGATGAATATGAAAACAAGAGTTTATACAGTGAACCCTTTCTCTTTAATAGATCTACAAAGGAATATATCCTTGTTTATACGGTATAgctcaaagaaaataaaaaatttacctGTTACATGAAGATCGGACAAGCATGTTCATAGATCGAGAAGGCCTTCATTGCTTTTGATTTTTTcctggagaaaaaaaaaatcatattagaAGAAGGGGGAGCCAGATTGATTGAGAAAAAGGACGAGAAGAAGGAGATGAATTTTTACCTTCGGCGGAGAAGGAATCATACTATCAGAGTATCAGTCGAAGGAGAACACTTCCGGAGCCACCAGTTCGAAGAAGAACACCTTCACAAACTCACAGCTTCAtgtgaaaagagagagagagagagagagagagagagagagtgagtctcGGCGTCTCGCAGTGCAGGTGaacaggagagagagagagagagagaatgagtctTGGCGTTGGTGGATATGGTAGAGGCGGAGGCGCTGGTTTCAGATCGGAGGCGCTGGTTTCAGATCGGGTTTGCGGGCTCTCGGCGTCTCGCAGTGCAGGTgaagtggagagagagagagtgagtctcGCTGTCTCGGCGTTGGTGGATCGGGTTTGGCCGTTTGGGAAGGACTGTGACTGAAGGTGAAGGAGGCGGCCTCTACTCTCGATCGGGTTTGAAGAAATGGGCAAATGGCTGTGTGTTGATTAGGTTAGTCGTATTGGACTTTAGGTATTGTGAGGAACAATTTGGTGTATTTGATCCTATAGTAGAAATTCTGAGCCTTATATGAGGTCCAATAATATATGGACATATGTATCCTTTTTAACTTAGACGGGCCTAAACGGGTTTTCCTAACTTTGAATGGCAgggcccggcccgaaccgtATCTTTGAAAGtgcaagcccggcccggcccgttttaGTGACAAAAAAAATAGGGCCCGGCCAGAACGGGTCGGGCTTTGACAGGCCGGTccgggtttgcgggttttcgggcttaaatgcccagccctaataAAGAGGGTGCATTGAAAGGTGGGCGGAGTGTCAATGTCACTCTCTTTGAATCACTAAGGCCTTCTCCAACCCACAAGACCACAGGGCTAAAAATACTCAtagggctaaattttagccttGATTTCTTTACTATTCATCGATGTGACATTAACCGTCTCCAACTCATCAaagctaaattatagccctaaaatatattttaaaattttgaatatgttatatatatatatatatatatatatatatatatatatatgttcttattttGTATCAGATTCttacttatagtaattgaaatcatttttatgttaaaaaatatttttccatTGTACTTTTCAAATTTCATGTGTTGCTTCACAAGCAATGTTGTAGATTTCTTATACGATTTTATATATGTGGCATATGTTATCTTGATgaaatatttttaaattctcATATATGACTTCGAGGCCACGTGTTTCATCTTGATTCCTTTGTGAAATTTCGAAATGGTTATAAAGCAATTTTTGGCTTGATCGCATCTTATCAAAttttcggatatgatttcgaGGCCACGTGTTTCgttcttattttttttgtgaaattttgaaatggataTAAAGCAATTTTTGGCTTGATCGATTCTTATCAATTTTTTGGATAAGATTCTTGAATGACATGTGTTCCGTCTTCATTGGATTATCAATTTTGGAGTGGATATAATGTCTACGTGGCACTCGTTATCTTCAGCAAAAAATAACTTTATAAACTGAGTGTTTGAACTAGCATAACTCACAAAATCATCTACTTTTCTCTACTCACCTTGATCAGcttcatactttttttttaaacacTTATGCAATGAGTTCTAATTGGTCCGATAAGTGGCATGAAAGATTATGTGcagaagaggatgaagaagatgatgagatGGAAATGGATGCAACACAAGTTATGACAACGGCAGCTAGTTAATTGGTTGGCTAATGAACAACTCCATCCACAACCACAATGGGGTGGGTCAATTCCAGGGTGCAAATAACGACGATCTACTGCAAAAGTATTTTGTCGAAAATCCGGTCTACCCACCAGAAATATTCAGACGCTGCTACCGAATGAGGCGTGAAGTTTTTCTTCGCTTACTAGATGATGTCAAATTAGCTAACCCCTACTCCAAGCAAAAACGTGACAATAAAAGACAACTCGGCTTTTCGCCTCCTGCGAAATTGACTTGCACACTCCGAATGATGGCTGACGGACAAGTGGCAGACTCTCTTGATGAAAACTTCATGATGGCTGAATCTACTGCTATAGAAAACTGCAGTGAATTTTGTCGTATGATCGTCACTATCTACCAGCAACGATATCTTCGAGCACCAAACAAAGAGGATCTGGAAAGGCTCTTACAGAGAGCCCAAAGACGAGGTTTTCCTGGAATGATAGGATCGCTCGACTGCATGCATTGGCAGTGGAAGAACTGTCTAACTGGATGGCAAGGAAGCTTTAATTAGTGGCAAATCAAGAAAGCCAACCATCGTTCTTGAAGCCGTGGCGGATTTTGATACATGGATCTGACATGCCTTTTTTGGAATTCTTGGTACACAAAATGACATAACAGTCCTCAGGCGTTCACCACTGTTTGATGCGCTCACTGAAGGTCAGTCACTACAACTAGACTACCACATCAATAATCATCGTTATAACATGGGTTACTATCTCGCTGATGGCATCTACCCTAAGTGGGCAACGCTTGTCCAATCAATCAGGCACCTTTAAAATGAAGCTGAAGCATATTTCACCATCAAACAAAAGGCTTACCGCAAAGACGTTGAAAGGGCATTTGGTGTTCTCCAGGCAAAATGGGCAATCATTAGACAACCTGTAAGAGGGTGGAGTTTGGAAAATTTGTCTAATATCATGATGGCATGCATTATCCTTCATAATATGATTGTTGAGGATGAACGTGCTGATTACTACAATGGTGAGTCTGATGATGACGAACCGGATCCAAATAGGTCTAGAAGAGCTCGAGCTCGCATCTTAGAGAAAGCGAGAGAAAATTTGGAAAGAAATCCAAGATCTGGAAGAATTACAATGTCGGAATATATGTCTCGATACTGAATGATACGTTCTCTTGTTGGCAACCGACATTTACAAGATGATCTTGTCCAAAACCTCTGGTCAATGCGAGGTCAAGCACCATGAATTTGATCTTTGCTATGTGATTGAGTTTTCAAAGCTTTGAATTTGTGATTTTAATAATTGGCATGGTTGTCACTGACAATTGTTTGCATTTTATtactttcttttgttcctttttaaatGCTTTTGTAATGAATAAAACAAATATTGAAAATATGACACATGGTTTACTGTTTTTATCAAACATTTATTTCATAATAACTTaaagttacaaggaaaattgaataactaaaattatatgaaaacaATCATATAGCATAAATAGATTATAACAATTTATTTGGGCAACATTAGTTACTCATCTGATTCATTGAATGGCATTTCCAGGTGATAGTCATTCGATGTCGAACCGAATGACGGAAACAACCCACAACGCTGAATTTTCTCAATTATTTCCCTTTTCTTTCCATCATAATACTCCTTactccttttcaaaaaaatactCCTTACTCAAAGGAGTAAAATTGATGGTTTGCATTGCTAAAATAAATTCTTCCCTATCacgctctcttctctcttccttgAGTTGATATCTTCTTGTTTTTTCCTCCTTTGATTTTTTGAGATCTTCTCTTAGTTGATTTAGGTGGGCCACCACTTCATCTCCAATGACACTTTCAGCTTCTTTTCTCTTGGCAAGTCTTTTTCTTGCTGCATTTCACTCAATTGGCCTAGGATTTTGGGTTTGAGTAATTGTTGGACTTGAAGACTGGGTTGAACTTGTGATGATAGGATCAACATCATCATCTAATGAGAATGAGGAATTTTGTTCTGTGGTTGGTGTGTTGAaaataacttgtggtgtatctTCAAAAGTCGCCCAATTACATTCTTTAGCCAATTTGCAACAATTGATAAAATTaaaactttttcctttgttGTCGTCCCGAAAATAACATTCGGCTTGGCGTTGCTATAAAATGTATAATTCAAATTATGAGCACAAATTAAATGTAATCTACTTATCTACATAACAATattatacaaaataaaaaaatcacattgtattttaaaataaatttttctttgaaaaaaatACTCACTTGATCTTGAAGATTGGCTCCACTTTGGTTCATCCTCTTGACACGTTTGATGCAAGAGTGTCATTTGTTCATTTGAGGAAAAATATAGGGTTATTATcataaatggtacctgaacttatcttctattttatcgatggtacctaaacttcaattttgatcacaactagtacccgaacttttcgatttcattttaaatggtacctaaggccacattcggtcactattccggccaaaaaagccaaatctaaaaagaaaaagaaaaaagaaacaagttcaaggcaagtctattaccaaaaaatcatcactatatatgattgcaacccttgaaatcatcactatgattgcctcccatgccgtttttagtcggaatagtgatcGGAgttggctctaggtaccatttaaaatgaaatcgaaaagttcgggtactggttgtgatcaaaattgaagttcaggtaccatcgataagattgaggtatagttcaggtactatttgtgataataacccaaaaATATATCTTTGCCACCGAGATTTGTAACTCTCCCACATCCTTTGTACCAAAATAGTATCTTGGATCTTCATGAATTTTTGTTGAACTTGGGTCCAAACACCATCTTTCGATTGACTTGTACCATTGACGAAATTTTGGGATACTTTAACGAAAGCAACGGTGAGTGTTTCATCTTCCAACGATGCCTAATTCACTCTTCTTCTCGACGAACTAGCCATTTTCggtaaagaaaaaataaatgagagcttaagaatagggagaaaatgaaagattgagaatatagagatatatatgaggaagtagaaggaagatgtgaaaaaataaggtTGAGGtgatatgtatttatagtgttaaaaaaaaaaaaaaaccaacggcTAGATGACGTCAGCACATCTAGCTGTTGCTGACGTCATATGGCCAATGGTAGCCATCAGATTATAAGAAGCCCATTAATATGGACCATTGGTTTATAACTCTGAATGTATACTCACACATGCAAAATTTATCACCTCACGTGGGCCTCCCCACTTCCtgatccaatttttttttgaagggctATGACAAGGACGCTTTAGTGGCAAATCAAGAAAGTCAACCATCGTTCTCGAAGCTGTGGCGGATTTTGATACATGGATTTGGCATGCCTATGCATGCAGTCGAGCGATCTTATTATTCCAGGAAAACCTCGTCTTTGGGCTCTCTGTAAGAGCCTTTCCAGATCCTCTCTGTTTGGTGCTCGAAGATATCGTTGCTGGTAGATAGTGACAATCGTACGACAAAATTCACTGAAGTTTTTTATAGAAGTAGATTCAGCCATCATGAAGTTTTCATCAAGAGAGTCTGCCACTTGTCCGTAAGCATCATTTGGAGTGCGCA encodes the following:
- the LOC133742967 gene encoding uncharacterized protein LOC133742967; amino-acid sequence: MENRELREVFDRLEKSSSNSSKSSTASTSTKTWSLKKVISKELWPRKLSSVFRWKRVDLRLRIIDDVVFKILSVVEAVVLVSTLCFFFLCCGCHI